One stretch of Pandoraea oxalativorans DNA includes these proteins:
- a CDS encoding IS110 family transposase: MFYLGIDVAKAKLDCCLLDMTNGKRSTKVVANSRAGLTDLLGWLGKRHTEPSHVHVALEGTGVYHEMAACGLHDAGLSVSVVNPAQVRAFATGMGVRTKNDMVDSHVLARFAMHAQPMRWSPPAPEARILQALMARREALAQEGVSEIPCSRRG; encoded by the coding sequence ATGTTCTACCTCGGTATTGATGTTGCCAAAGCCAAGCTGGATTGCTGCCTGCTGGACATGACAAACGGCAAGCGTAGTACGAAGGTTGTTGCCAATAGCCGCGCCGGCCTAACCGATCTGTTGGGCTGGTTGGGCAAGAGACACACCGAGCCGAGCCACGTACATGTCGCGCTCGAAGGTACCGGCGTCTATCACGAGATGGCCGCGTGTGGCCTGCACGATGCCGGGCTCTCCGTGTCTGTCGTTAATCCTGCGCAGGTGCGTGCTTTTGCGACGGGAATGGGCGTGCGCACGAAGAACGACATGGTAGACAGCCACGTGTTAGCGCGCTTTGCGATGCACGCACAGCCAATGCGCTGGAGTCCTCCAGCGCCCGAGGCTCGCATACTTCAAGCACTGATGGCGCGCCGTGAAGCGCTTGCACAAGAGGGGGTGTCAGAAATTCCGTGTTCAAGGCGGGGTTGA
- a CDS encoding RidA family protein, producing MSASQNTQARVVEGKAKPRGKFPHIKRAGDFLFVSGTSSRRPDNSYAGAQVDALGVTQLDIREQTRAVIENIRDILASEGASLADVVEVGSFLVNMNDFGGYNEVYGEYFDENGPTRTTVAVHQLPHPLLLIEIKCVAYAPRAR from the coding sequence ATGAGCGCATCGCAAAACACGCAGGCCCGCGTGGTCGAAGGCAAGGCCAAGCCGCGCGGCAAGTTCCCGCACATCAAACGTGCAGGCGACTTCCTGTTCGTCTCGGGCACCAGCTCGCGACGCCCCGATAACTCGTATGCCGGTGCGCAGGTCGATGCGCTGGGTGTCACGCAGCTCGACATTCGCGAGCAGACGCGCGCCGTCATCGAGAACATTCGCGACATTCTCGCGAGCGAAGGCGCGAGCCTGGCGGACGTCGTCGAAGTCGGCTCGTTCCTCGTGAACATGAACGACTTCGGTGGCTACAACGAGGTGTACGGCGAGTATTTCGACGAGAACGGCCCTACCCGCACGACGGTGGCCGTGCACCAGTTGCCGCATCCGCTGCTGCTCATCGAAATCAAGTGCGTGGCCTATGCGCCGCGCGCACGCTAA
- a CDS encoding alpha/beta hydrolase has product MKRYRNFDAAELDVQYNARATTPNILDILTQYAEQSAHARATVPCVLDVAYGARPDETLDIFPAPQPGAPVFFFVHGGYWRALNKSDSSNMAPAFTQAGATVVTVNYSLAPGASLDTIVDQTRRALAWVHRHIGEHQGDARRIHICGSSAGGHLVGMLLAHGWHADYGVPEDVVAGAAPLSGLFDLTPIPFTHINEWMKLSADDAQRNSPFFRLPARGCTLIVSYGETETPEFKRQTDDYLAAWREKGYAGEYVPMPGTNHFDIVLTLNDARSPLTQAIFRQMGLPREAT; this is encoded by the coding sequence ATGAAGCGCTACCGCAATTTCGACGCCGCCGAGCTGGACGTTCAGTACAACGCTCGCGCCACCACCCCCAACATTCTCGACATCCTCACGCAATACGCCGAGCAGAGCGCGCACGCCCGCGCCACCGTGCCGTGCGTGCTCGATGTCGCCTACGGGGCCCGCCCCGACGAAACGCTCGACATTTTTCCCGCGCCGCAGCCCGGCGCACCGGTGTTCTTCTTCGTTCACGGCGGCTACTGGCGTGCACTGAACAAGAGCGATTCGAGCAACATGGCGCCGGCCTTCACGCAAGCGGGCGCCACCGTCGTCACCGTCAACTATTCGCTCGCGCCCGGCGCGTCGCTCGACACCATCGTCGACCAGACGCGTCGCGCACTCGCATGGGTTCATCGTCACATCGGCGAGCACCAGGGCGACGCGCGCCGCATTCACATCTGCGGCAGTTCGGCAGGCGGTCACCTTGTCGGCATGCTGCTCGCGCACGGCTGGCATGCCGACTACGGCGTGCCCGAGGATGTCGTCGCGGGCGCCGCCCCGCTGTCCGGTCTGTTCGACCTCACGCCGATTCCGTTCACGCATATCAACGAATGGATGAAGCTCTCGGCAGACGACGCACAACGCAACAGCCCGTTCTTCCGCTTGCCCGCGCGCGGTTGTACGCTCATCGTGTCTTACGGCGAGACCGAGACGCCCGAGTTCAAGCGCCAGACCGACGACTATCTCGCGGCGTGGCGCGAGAAGGGTTACGCGGGCGAGTACGTCCCGATGCCGGGCACGAACCACTTCGACATCGTGCTTACGCTTAACGACGCGCGAAGCCCGCTCACGCAAGCCATCTTCCGTCAGATGGGCCTGCCCCGGGAGGCGACATGA
- a CDS encoding SRPBCC family protein, giving the protein MNDYHFLTLWRLTAPLNEVWDTLRDVDHWARWWPCVREVRTLDPGDADGVGAVRALTWHGALPYSLTFETRITHIDPMREVRSVATGEAEGTGVWRFETEGSITVVRYAWDVHTRREWMNKLAPLARPLFRWNHNYVMRRGGEGLAAVLNAHLVECLDTDLPPATLGKERDPRELREARARVSHDSHR; this is encoded by the coding sequence ATGAACGACTATCACTTCCTCACCTTGTGGCGGCTCACCGCGCCGCTGAACGAAGTCTGGGACACGCTACGGGACGTCGACCACTGGGCCCGCTGGTGGCCCTGCGTGCGGGAGGTGCGCACGCTCGATCCGGGGGACGCCGACGGCGTCGGCGCCGTACGTGCGCTGACTTGGCATGGGGCACTACCGTATTCGCTGACCTTCGAAACCCGCATCACGCACATCGACCCGATGCGCGAAGTGCGCAGTGTCGCCACAGGTGAGGCCGAAGGCACGGGGGTCTGGCGTTTCGAGACGGAAGGCTCGATTACGGTGGTGCGCTATGCGTGGGACGTCCACACCCGGCGGGAGTGGATGAACAAGCTCGCGCCGCTCGCCCGTCCGCTGTTCCGCTGGAACCACAATTACGTGATGCGCCGCGGTGGCGAAGGGCTGGCTGCCGTGCTCAACGCGCATCTCGTGGAATGCCTGGACACGGACCTGCCGCCCGCCACCCTCGGCAAGGAGCGCGACCCGCGCGAACTGCGTGAAGCGCGGGCGCGTGTGAGTCACGATTCGCATCGTTGA
- a CDS encoding branched-chain amino acid ABC transporter permease: protein MSPTLFIMQCLNGLQLGVLLFLMAAGLTLVFGIMNFVNLAHGSLYMMGAFIAATVYNYTGSFALAAIAIVPAMLLIGLIVEFVALKTLYDRDHLDQVLATFGLILFFNELARMIWGPSPYYMEVPEWLSGTVNLFGLDYPAYRFLIIVVGLVVALGCYLLIHRTRIGMLIRAGSTHRQMVGALGVNIVLLNSLLFGLGAILAGIAGLMAGPILSVQPGMGEPILILTMVVIVIGGIGSVRGAFLAALIVGVVDTLGRTALPSILRSMMERSTADTAGPALASMLIYLVMAAVLAVRPQGLFPVKHG from the coding sequence ATGAGCCCGACACTTTTCATCATGCAGTGCCTGAACGGACTGCAACTCGGGGTGCTGCTGTTCCTGATGGCCGCCGGTCTCACGCTGGTGTTCGGCATCATGAACTTCGTGAACCTCGCGCACGGCTCGTTGTACATGATGGGCGCGTTCATCGCCGCCACCGTCTACAACTACACCGGGTCTTTCGCGCTGGCCGCCATCGCGATCGTGCCCGCCATGCTGCTGATCGGCCTGATCGTCGAGTTCGTCGCACTCAAGACGCTTTATGACCGCGATCACCTCGATCAGGTGCTCGCGACCTTCGGTCTGATCCTGTTCTTCAACGAACTGGCGCGCATGATCTGGGGCCCGTCGCCGTACTACATGGAAGTGCCTGAGTGGCTCTCCGGGACGGTCAATCTCTTCGGTCTCGACTATCCGGCTTATCGCTTCCTGATCATCGTGGTGGGCCTCGTGGTCGCGCTCGGCTGCTACCTGCTGATTCACCGCACGCGTATCGGCATGCTGATCCGCGCAGGCTCGACGCACCGTCAGATGGTCGGTGCGCTCGGCGTGAACATCGTGCTGCTCAACTCGCTGCTGTTCGGGCTGGGCGCGATTCTCGCCGGGATTGCCGGTCTCATGGCCGGGCCGATTCTGTCGGTGCAACCGGGCATGGGCGAGCCGATCCTGATTCTGACGATGGTCGTGATCGTGATCGGCGGCATCGGTTCGGTGCGCGGGGCGTTCCTCGCAGCACTCATCGTCGGGGTTGTCGACACGCTGGGCCGCACCGCCCTGCCCTCGATACTGCGCAGCATGATGGAGCGCAGCACGGCCGACACCGCCGGTCCTGCGCTGGCGTCGATGCTGATCTATCTTGTCATGGCAGCGGTCCTCGCGGTGCGTCCGCAAGGTCTCTTCCCGGTGAAACACGGCTGA
- a CDS encoding IS256 family transposase: protein MPRKPKTPPVELPAIPAELLEQFGNGPMTAEAIHAATLALKKALIERALGGELNHHLGYAPGAAKPASVTNQRNGKGAKTVLTEGGPIRIGVPRDRDGSFEPLLIPKHERRFTGFDDKIVAMYARGMTVREIQGFVLEQYGTEVSPEFISSVTDEVMAEVTAWQARPLEPMYPVVFFDALRVKIREDAVVRNKAIYLALGILPDGTRDILGLWIENTEGAKFWMKVFNDLKTRGVGDILIAVTDGLKGMPEALAAVFPATTLQTCIVHLIRNSLDYASWKDRKGLAAAIKPIYTAPSAEAALAELDAFSQGPWGQKFPPVSAAWRNAWDRVIPFFAFPPAVRRVIYTTNAIENINSQLRKIIKTRGHFPTDDAATKLIWLALRNITADWGRAAQDWKTAMNQFAILYEDRFVRPSV, encoded by the coding sequence ATGCCTCGCAAACCGAAGACCCCGCCGGTAGAGCTACCGGCAATTCCCGCTGAATTGCTTGAACAATTCGGTAACGGCCCGATGACGGCCGAAGCCATCCACGCCGCGACGCTTGCGCTCAAGAAGGCGCTCATAGAACGCGCGCTGGGGGGCGAGCTCAATCACCATCTCGGCTACGCGCCTGGCGCGGCCAAACCGGCCAGCGTGACCAATCAGCGCAATGGCAAAGGCGCCAAGACGGTTCTGACTGAAGGCGGCCCGATTCGCATCGGGGTGCCCCGCGACCGTGATGGCAGCTTCGAACCACTGTTGATCCCCAAACACGAACGACGCTTTACAGGCTTCGACGACAAGATAGTCGCCATGTACGCCCGGGGTATGACCGTGCGCGAGATTCAGGGCTTTGTTCTGGAGCAGTACGGCACCGAGGTCTCGCCCGAGTTCATCAGCTCAGTCACTGACGAAGTGATGGCTGAAGTCACGGCGTGGCAGGCTCGGCCACTTGAGCCGATGTATCCGGTCGTGTTCTTCGACGCGCTGCGCGTGAAGATCCGCGAGGATGCCGTCGTGCGTAACAAGGCCATTTATCTCGCGCTGGGCATTCTGCCCGACGGCACGCGCGACATCCTGGGCCTGTGGATCGAGAACACCGAGGGGGCCAAGTTCTGGATGAAAGTGTTCAACGATCTGAAAACGCGCGGCGTGGGCGACATCCTGATTGCTGTGACTGACGGCCTCAAAGGCATGCCCGAGGCGTTAGCCGCGGTGTTTCCAGCGACGACGTTGCAAACGTGCATCGTCCACCTGATCCGCAACAGTTTGGATTACGCGAGCTGGAAGGATCGTAAGGGGCTGGCCGCCGCAATCAAGCCGATCTATACGGCACCAAGCGCCGAGGCGGCTCTGGCCGAATTGGACGCATTTTCCCAAGGGCCGTGGGGCCAGAAATTCCCGCCGGTCAGTGCCGCGTGGCGCAATGCCTGGGATCGTGTCATTCCGTTCTTCGCGTTCCCGCCCGCTGTGCGCCGGGTGATCTACACAACGAACGCTATTGAGAACATCAACTCGCAGCTTCGCAAGATCATCAAGACCCGAGGCCATTTCCCAACCGATGATGCGGCAACAAAGCTGATCTGGCTGGCGCTGCGTAACATCACCGCAGATTGGGGCCGCGCCGCTCAAGATTGGAAGACAGCTATGAACCAATTCGCTATCCTTTACGAGGATCGTTTCGTCCGGCCATCCGTGTAA
- a CDS encoding LacI family DNA-binding transcriptional regulator — MADIRDVAQRAGCSIATVSRALNSPQLVRPETLARVQAAAAELKFRPNALGRQLRGERTGLIGVMLPTLGNPVFADCLEGIEAAIDGTGRRLLLVTTQYDPERERNAIETLLQQRVDGLLLTLADAEHSALVDDLAAEGVACQLVYNDAPERPCVSVDNRAAAAQGVNMLIDAGHRDIVMVTGALHASDRAKRRYLGYGDAMQAAGLTPLPAFEIDFNSGARGERVREWLAQRERDGARPTALFCSNDLLALGVMRALREAGLRVPDDISVLGFDGLAVGELLSPTLATVVQPSVEIGRHAAQRLLAQIDGRVGAPGVSASHDPALGHALILPHEIRRGGTVSAPPAKTA, encoded by the coding sequence GTGGCTGATATTCGGGATGTGGCGCAGCGTGCAGGCTGTTCGATCGCGACGGTGTCGCGCGCGCTGAATTCGCCGCAACTGGTGCGTCCCGAGACGCTTGCCCGCGTGCAGGCGGCCGCCGCCGAACTCAAATTCCGTCCCAACGCGTTGGGCCGTCAACTGCGCGGCGAGCGCACCGGCCTGATCGGCGTGATGCTGCCCACGCTCGGCAACCCGGTCTTCGCGGATTGCCTCGAAGGCATCGAAGCCGCTATCGACGGCACAGGCCGTCGCCTGCTGCTCGTCACCACCCAATACGATCCCGAGCGCGAGCGCAACGCCATCGAAACGCTGCTGCAACAACGGGTCGACGGCTTGCTGCTGACGCTCGCCGACGCCGAACACAGCGCGCTCGTCGACGACCTCGCCGCCGAGGGCGTGGCGTGCCAGCTCGTCTACAACGACGCCCCCGAGCGCCCCTGCGTGTCCGTGGACAACCGCGCGGCGGCAGCCCAAGGCGTGAACATGCTCATCGACGCCGGGCATCGCGACATCGTGATGGTAACGGGGGCGCTGCATGCGTCCGACCGCGCCAAGCGTCGTTATCTCGGTTATGGCGACGCCATGCAGGCCGCCGGTCTCACGCCCTTGCCTGCGTTCGAAATCGACTTCAACAGCGGGGCACGTGGCGAGCGGGTGCGCGAATGGCTGGCGCAGCGTGAACGCGACGGCGCGCGCCCCACGGCGCTGTTCTGCTCGAACGATCTGCTCGCGCTCGGTGTCATGCGCGCGCTGCGCGAAGCCGGTCTGCGTGTGCCGGACGACATCTCTGTCCTCGGCTTCGATGGCCTCGCCGTGGGCGAACTGCTCTCGCCGACGCTTGCAACCGTTGTACAGCCCAGCGTGGAGATCGGCCGTCACGCGGCGCAGCGTCTGCTCGCACAAATCGACGGACGTGTCGGTGCCCCCGGTGTGAGCGCATCGCACGATCCCGCGCTCGGCCACGCGCTGATCCTGCCGCACGAGATTCGCCGGGGTGGCACGGTGTCGGCCCCACCCGCCAAAACGGCATGA
- a CDS encoding 2-hydroxymuconic semialdehyde dehydrogenase yields MSLATAPLLRHYVDGAFVATDHQFDNVSPVDGRLVAKVCEADAATVERAVSAARRALHDGPWGKTTPAERAAVLHRIADGIQARFDEFVAAEVADTGRPEEQARTLDIARGIANFRMFADLIKTAGSEVYEMRAADGGDVMNYVTRKPLGVIGIISPWNLPLLLFTWKVAPALAMGNCVVAKPSEETPSSATLLAEVMDAAGVPPGVFNLVHGFGPNSAGEFLTKHPDVSAITFTGESRTGSAIMKAVADGVKEISFELGGKNAAVVFADADFDKAVDGVVRSSFTNAGQVCLCSERVYVERPIFDKFVAALAERAAALRIDAPDADGVQMGPLVSRKHREKVLAYYRLAVEEGATVVTGGGVPTFGDARDEGAFVQPTVWTGLPDTARCVREEIFGPVCHVAPFDSEDEVIRRVNDSDYGLAGCVWTTNLSRAHRVARQFQTGLVWVNTWFLRDLRTPFGGVKLSGLGREGGRHSLDFYSEITNICIKI; encoded by the coding sequence GTGAGCCTTGCGACTGCGCCGCTGCTGCGGCATTACGTGGATGGCGCATTCGTCGCCACCGATCATCAATTCGATAACGTCAGCCCGGTGGACGGGCGTCTCGTCGCGAAAGTCTGCGAAGCAGACGCCGCCACCGTCGAGCGCGCCGTGAGCGCCGCCCGTCGCGCCCTGCACGACGGCCCGTGGGGCAAGACCACGCCCGCCGAGCGCGCGGCCGTGCTGCACCGTATCGCCGACGGCATTCAGGCACGCTTCGACGAGTTCGTCGCCGCCGAAGTGGCAGACACGGGCCGCCCGGAGGAACAGGCCCGCACGCTCGACATCGCGCGTGGCATCGCCAACTTCCGCATGTTTGCGGACCTCATCAAGACCGCCGGTAGCGAAGTCTACGAAATGCGTGCGGCCGACGGCGGCGACGTGATGAACTACGTCACGCGCAAGCCGCTCGGCGTGATCGGCATCATCTCGCCGTGGAACCTGCCGCTGCTGCTCTTCACGTGGAAGGTCGCCCCCGCGCTGGCCATGGGCAACTGCGTCGTCGCCAAGCCCTCGGAAGAAACGCCGTCCTCGGCCACGCTGCTCGCCGAAGTCATGGACGCCGCCGGTGTGCCGCCCGGCGTCTTCAACCTCGTGCACGGCTTCGGCCCCAACTCGGCCGGTGAGTTTCTGACGAAACACCCGGACGTCTCCGCGATCACCTTCACCGGCGAATCGCGCACCGGCAGCGCCATCATGAAAGCGGTGGCCGACGGCGTGAAGGAAATCTCGTTCGAACTGGGCGGCAAGAACGCTGCCGTGGTCTTCGCCGACGCCGACTTCGACAAAGCGGTCGACGGGGTGGTGCGTTCGTCCTTCACCAATGCCGGTCAGGTCTGCTTGTGCTCTGAGCGGGTCTACGTCGAGCGTCCGATCTTCGACAAGTTCGTCGCGGCACTGGCCGAGCGCGCCGCAGCGCTGCGTATCGATGCCCCCGATGCCGACGGCGTGCAAATGGGCCCGCTCGTTTCCCGCAAACATCGCGAGAAGGTCCTCGCGTACTATCGCCTCGCCGTCGAGGAAGGCGCGACGGTCGTCACCGGTGGCGGTGTGCCGACCTTTGGCGACGCCCGCGACGAAGGGGCTTTCGTGCAGCCGACTGTCTGGACGGGACTCCCCGACACGGCCCGCTGCGTGCGCGAAGAGATCTTCGGCCCGGTGTGCCACGTTGCGCCGTTCGACAGCGAAGACGAAGTGATTCGCCGCGTGAACGACAGCGACTACGGTCTCGCGGGCTGCGTGTGGACGACGAACCTCTCCCGTGCGCATCGCGTGGCGCGTCAGTTCCAGACAGGGCTGGTGTGGGTGAACACATGGTTCCTGCGCGATCTGCGCACGCCGTTCGGCGGCGTGAAGCTCTCCGGACTCGGTCGCGAAGGCGGGCGTCACTCGCTCGATTTTTATTCCGAAATTACCAACATCTGCATCAAGATCTGA
- a CDS encoding ABC transporter substrate-binding protein, whose translation MTGTKTTQRKAIAVLGAIAAAAAMFASGGAHAQVKIGFIGTLSGPGGALGQDQYDAFMLAVEQKGGKLGGVPVQVIKEDDQLKPDVGVQAATKLVERDKVSLITGVTFSNVMMAIHKNVTNAGVVMVGSNAGPAPIAGEQCSPNFFSTSWDNDELHEAGGQLSTDLGYKKMYVMAPNYQAGRDAVNGFKRDYKGQIVDEVYTQVNQPDYSAEIAQLAAAKPDAVYVFYPGGMGVNFVKQYRQAGLLGKIPLISVSTIDGSTLPALKEQAVGSITSAPYSPDLDNAQNKQFVAAFQKKYNRVPSMYAAQSYDAANLIDSALTKTKGSVTDREALRAALKSADFQSVRGSFKFASNQFPIAPFYRVDVVKDSSGAAFANKGKIEVKTRANLASMCKIRS comes from the coding sequence ATGACGGGAACGAAGACCACGCAACGCAAAGCCATCGCCGTGCTTGGCGCCATCGCCGCAGCCGCGGCGATGTTCGCATCGGGCGGTGCCCATGCTCAGGTGAAGATCGGCTTCATCGGCACGCTCTCCGGCCCGGGCGGCGCGCTCGGGCAGGACCAGTACGACGCCTTCATGCTCGCCGTCGAGCAAAAGGGCGGCAAGCTCGGTGGCGTGCCGGTGCAGGTGATCAAGGAAGACGACCAGCTCAAGCCGGACGTCGGCGTACAGGCTGCGACCAAACTGGTGGAGCGCGACAAGGTCTCGCTCATCACCGGCGTGACGTTCTCGAACGTGATGATGGCCATCCACAAGAACGTGACGAACGCGGGCGTGGTCATGGTCGGCTCGAACGCCGGCCCGGCGCCGATTGCGGGCGAGCAATGCTCGCCGAACTTCTTCTCGACTTCGTGGGACAACGACGAACTGCATGAAGCCGGAGGTCAGCTCTCGACCGATCTCGGCTACAAGAAGATGTACGTGATGGCGCCGAACTATCAGGCCGGACGCGACGCCGTGAACGGCTTCAAGCGCGACTACAAGGGCCAGATCGTCGACGAGGTCTACACGCAGGTCAACCAGCCCGACTATTCGGCCGAAATCGCCCAACTCGCCGCCGCCAAGCCGGACGCCGTCTACGTGTTCTATCCGGGCGGCATGGGCGTGAACTTCGTCAAGCAGTACCGCCAGGCCGGGCTGCTCGGCAAGATTCCGCTGATTTCGGTGTCGACCATCGACGGTTCGACCTTGCCCGCGCTGAAGGAACAGGCCGTGGGCAGCATCACCAGCGCGCCCTACTCGCCCGACCTCGACAACGCGCAGAACAAGCAATTCGTCGCGGCCTTCCAGAAGAAGTACAACCGCGTGCCGTCGATGTACGCCGCGCAGTCGTACGACGCCGCGAACCTGATCGACTCCGCACTCACCAAGACGAAGGGCAGCGTGACCGACCGCGAGGCGCTGCGCGCCGCGCTCAAGTCCGCCGACTTCCAGTCCGTGCGCGGCTCGTTCAAGTTCGCCAGCAATCAGTTCCCCATCGCGCCGTTCTATCGCGTCGATGTGGTGAAGGACAGCAGCGGCGCCGCCTTTGCGAACAAGGGCAAGATCGAAGTCAAGACGCGCGCCAATCTCGCGTCGATGTGCAAGATCCGCTCGTAA
- a CDS encoding 3-hydroxyanthranilate 3,4-dioxygenase: MLTYGKPFNFQRWIDDHAHLLKPPVGNQQVWQDSDFIVTVVGGPNHRTDYHDDPLEEFFYQFKGNAWVNLWIDGKPERIDLKEGDIFLLPPHVRHSPQRPEEGSLCLVIERQRPAGLLDGFEWYCLSCGTLVHRVEVQLKSIVTDLPPLFEAFYGNESLRRCPGCGEIHPGRAAQPRTTATSA, from the coding sequence ATGTTGACGTATGGCAAGCCGTTCAATTTCCAGCGCTGGATCGACGATCACGCGCACCTGCTCAAGCCGCCGGTCGGCAATCAGCAAGTCTGGCAGGACAGTGATTTCATCGTGACAGTCGTCGGCGGTCCGAACCATCGCACCGACTATCACGACGATCCGCTCGAAGAGTTCTTTTATCAGTTCAAGGGCAATGCCTGGGTCAATCTCTGGATCGACGGCAAGCCCGAACGGATCGATCTCAAGGAAGGCGACATCTTCTTGTTGCCGCCGCATGTGCGCCACTCGCCGCAGCGTCCCGAGGAAGGCAGTCTGTGCCTCGTGATCGAGCGCCAGCGCCCGGCCGGTCTGCTCGACGGCTTCGAGTGGTACTGCCTGAGCTGCGGCACGCTGGTGCACCGCGTGGAAGTGCAACTCAAGAGCATCGTGACCGATCTGCCGCCGCTCTTCGAGGCGTTCTACGGTAACGAATCGCTGCGCCGTTGCCCGGGCTGCGGCGAGATCCACCCGGGCCGTGCGGCACAACCCAGGACTACTGCGACGTCGGCCTGA
- a CDS encoding amidohydrolase family protein, which produces MKKIDMHAHFFPRITQEEAARLVAATAPWLRIDEGGETGNIMLDNRAFRPVYRALWDPSLRIEELDRHGVDLQVVCATPIMFGYRYDGRAVMDWVQRMNDLALEHCAYAPNRLKAMAQVPLQDLDLACAEASRAKATGHVGVQIGNHLGEKDLDDEQLVAFLRHCGNEHIPVLVHPWDMMTDGRMKKWMMPWLVAMPAETQLSILSLILSGAFERLPRSLKLCFAHGGGAFPYLLGRAENAWHCRDIVRADSPHPPSHYLDRFYVDSAVFDPRALRLLVDTMGAQRIMLGSDHPFPLGEQDIGRLVADQPGLDDNARHRILAGNALEFFGL; this is translated from the coding sequence ATGAAGAAAATCGACATGCACGCTCACTTCTTCCCGCGCATCACGCAGGAAGAAGCAGCCCGCCTCGTCGCCGCCACCGCCCCCTGGCTGCGAATCGACGAAGGTGGCGAGACCGGCAACATCATGCTGGACAATCGCGCCTTCCGTCCGGTATACCGCGCCCTGTGGGACCCGTCGCTGCGCATTGAAGAACTCGACCGCCACGGCGTCGATCTGCAAGTCGTATGCGCCACGCCGATCATGTTCGGCTATCGTTACGACGGGCGCGCCGTCATGGACTGGGTCCAGCGCATGAACGACCTCGCGCTCGAGCACTGCGCCTACGCCCCGAACCGCCTGAAGGCGATGGCGCAGGTGCCGCTGCAAGACCTCGATCTGGCCTGCGCCGAAGCCTCGCGCGCCAAAGCCACCGGCCACGTCGGCGTGCAGATCGGTAACCACCTCGGTGAAAAAGATCTGGACGACGAACAACTCGTGGCATTTTTGCGGCACTGCGGCAACGAACATATCCCCGTGCTGGTGCATCCGTGGGACATGATGACCGACGGCCGCATGAAGAAGTGGATGATGCCGTGGCTCGTGGCCATGCCTGCCGAGACGCAACTGTCGATCCTCTCGCTCATCCTCTCGGGCGCGTTCGAACGCCTGCCGCGCTCGCTCAAGCTGTGCTTCGCGCACGGTGGCGGTGCGTTCCCTTACCTGCTCGGCCGCGCCGAGAATGCCTGGCATTGCCGCGACATCGTGCGCGCCGACAGCCCGCACCCGCCGTCGCACTATCTGGACCGCTTCTACGTGGACAGCGCCGTGTTCGATCCGCGCGCCCTGCGTCTGCTCGTCGACACTATGGGCGCGCAGCGCATCATGCTCGGCTCCGACCACCCGTTCCCGCTCGGCGAGCAGGACATCGGCCGTCTGGTGGCCGATCAGCCGGGCCTCGACGACAATGCCCGGCACCGCATTCTGGCCGGGAACGCGCTTGAGTTCTTCGGGCTGTAA